The following are from one region of the Streptomyces rubrogriseus genome:
- a CDS encoding SAV_2336 N-terminal domain-related protein produces the protein MDPLRRRHGRSARPGRPRGARGGPAARRARVTATGPDPAVRARAARRSGRPPRGPLSAAPGDGPGAHGADPARALPVGVPAAPVLPAPLELQRALRPLQGYRSPATPLRSELDEVATAEVSARAGGLILPVRRYLSRRDARLQLVLDASSSMRVWGRLFAELAQIFSRLGAFSDVQVSHLHQGPDGGPAVSRSADPYGAPLHAADRLSDPTGRRIVVLVSDCAGPLWHGGHAHRLLHHLSRQGPVVVLQPLPQRMWNRTRLPVTFGGLSRGDTLGGGAVLRVRTASGAAEARRGALAVPVLPPEPVALGSWARLLAGAGPVPGAVGWVRADHPAAAAARPDRRRTPLERVSRFSAGASPAAARLAVYLAATPLCLPVMQLVQRTMLPGSGPSELAEVLVGGLVTRARADQGGDGSQWYDIDPEVREALLSRLGRDEAMLVLKHCSEYIEQHFGKGGPNFPALALAQLGDGGPGHPHPLPSGAEPGYPGENGGDAGTVPVPQPFAEVAARILERFMPLPEQFATYDSRTGPQVTAERPTHRAVVRARALLARFDGEGMVQDVIDAVQLLRGATEQEQPPGADPELWGEYARCTLRLWEVQGGAALLRQATRAAERAAASPHALRERAVLARVLHAAATDARRRGDRSGALDLLRRADREYAVACAAPGLDEGEALRLTLERVASLETQWRLGGDSALLQSAVGMLEAFADAWPDRGDRPSELLLAHGRTLLRLSEVTADPVQVRLYAEQSARSLRRGLVSGPAPDTNESVRDRVRVLIDLVDALLSAGGPLDEAQARTDEALGRVREQGQRAALLVRAGRVAVARYAESGEPPELHRAADRFAQAAHWMSRDAPAHADVLAEWGGVLLRLATLEPADRRQDQLSRAIRVLRDCRMETPAGSRRVAHRLLLLGQALMVRYQARGDRVDLREAEHLFGLAAADADDPLLAARCRLELGQAQFEAFQSLGRAARLDVAVEAFRAAAESARRAEEEAETERRRQEAVELAAQAHHWRGMSFEAAVRPRAAREAYAAARAQWDRLPDDRLATGEPTARQTAQRLADLE, from the coding sequence GTGGATCCGCTCCGCCGACGCCACGGACGCTCCGCCCGCCCCGGACGCCCGCGTGGCGCCCGCGGTGGTCCGGCAGCCCGCCGGGCCCGTGTCACGGCCACCGGACCCGACCCGGCCGTCCGCGCCCGAGCCGCCCGCCGCTCCGGCCGCCCGCCGCGTGGCCCTCTATCCGCTGCCCCCGGCGACGGGCCCGGTGCGCACGGCGCCGACCCGGCCCGCGCACTGCCGGTGGGTGTGCCCGCCGCCCCCGTGCTGCCCGCGCCGCTCGAACTCCAGCGAGCCCTGCGCCCCTTGCAGGGGTACCGCAGCCCGGCCACGCCCCTGCGGTCCGAACTCGACGAGGTCGCCACCGCGGAGGTGAGCGCCCGGGCCGGCGGACTGATCCTGCCCGTCCGCCGGTACCTGTCCCGCCGGGACGCCCGGTTGCAACTGGTGCTGGACGCCTCCTCCTCGATGCGCGTGTGGGGCCGGCTGTTCGCCGAACTGGCCCAGATCTTCAGCCGGCTGGGAGCCTTCTCGGACGTCCAGGTCAGCCATCTGCACCAGGGGCCGGACGGGGGCCCGGCGGTCAGCCGCAGCGCCGACCCGTACGGTGCGCCGCTGCACGCCGCCGACCGGCTCAGCGATCCGACCGGACGCCGGATCGTCGTCCTGGTCAGCGACTGCGCAGGCCCGCTGTGGCACGGCGGCCACGCCCACCGGCTGCTCCACCACCTGTCCCGGCAGGGCCCCGTCGTCGTGCTCCAGCCGCTGCCGCAGCGGATGTGGAACCGCACCCGGCTGCCCGTCACCTTCGGTGGACTGTCGCGCGGCGACACCCTGGGCGGCGGCGCCGTGCTGCGGGTGCGCACGGCCTCCGGCGCCGCCGAGGCCCGCCGCGGTGCGCTGGCCGTCCCCGTGCTGCCGCCGGAGCCGGTGGCCCTCGGGTCGTGGGCACGGCTGCTGGCCGGTGCCGGTCCGGTGCCCGGCGCCGTGGGCTGGGTGCGTGCCGACCACCCGGCCGCCGCGGCCGCCCGCCCGGACCGCCGCCGCACACCGCTGGAGCGGGTCAGCCGGTTCAGCGCCGGGGCGTCCCCGGCCGCCGCGCGCCTGGCCGTCTACCTCGCGGCGACCCCGCTCTGCCTCCCGGTGATGCAGCTGGTCCAGCGGACGATGCTGCCCGGGTCCGGCCCGTCCGAACTCGCCGAGGTCCTGGTCGGCGGCCTGGTCACCCGGGCCCGCGCGGACCAGGGCGGCGACGGCTCCCAGTGGTACGACATCGACCCCGAGGTGCGCGAGGCCCTGCTGTCCCGGCTCGGGCGGGACGAGGCCATGCTGGTCCTCAAGCACTGCTCGGAGTACATCGAACAGCACTTCGGCAAGGGCGGACCCAACTTCCCGGCCCTCGCGCTGGCCCAGCTCGGCGACGGCGGCCCCGGACACCCGCACCCGCTGCCCTCCGGAGCCGAGCCCGGGTACCCGGGCGAGAACGGCGGCGACGCCGGGACCGTCCCGGTCCCGCAGCCCTTCGCGGAGGTCGCGGCCCGGATCCTGGAGCGGTTCATGCCGTTGCCCGAGCAGTTCGCGACGTACGACAGCCGCACCGGCCCGCAGGTCACCGCGGAGCGGCCCACGCACCGGGCGGTCGTCCGGGCGCGCGCCCTGCTCGCCCGGTTCGACGGCGAGGGCATGGTCCAGGACGTCATCGACGCCGTGCAGCTGCTGCGCGGCGCCACGGAGCAGGAACAGCCGCCCGGCGCCGACCCCGAGCTGTGGGGCGAGTACGCGCGCTGCACCCTGCGGCTGTGGGAGGTGCAGGGCGGTGCCGCGCTGCTGCGGCAGGCCACCCGGGCCGCCGAACGGGCCGCCGCGTCGCCGCACGCCCTGCGCGAGCGCGCCGTCCTCGCACGCGTACTGCACGCCGCCGCCACCGACGCGCGACGCCGCGGAGACCGGTCCGGCGCACTCGACCTGCTGCGGCGCGCCGACCGGGAGTACGCGGTCGCCTGCGCGGCACCCGGCCTGGACGAGGGGGAGGCGCTGCGGCTCACCCTGGAACGGGTCGCCTCCCTGGAGACCCAGTGGCGCCTGGGCGGCGACAGCGCCCTCCTGCAGAGTGCCGTCGGCATGCTGGAGGCGTTCGCCGACGCCTGGCCCGACCGCGGCGACCGCCCCTCGGAGCTGCTGCTGGCCCACGGCCGCACCCTGCTGCGCCTGTCGGAGGTGACGGCGGACCCGGTCCAGGTCCGGCTGTACGCGGAGCAGTCGGCGCGGTCGCTGCGCCGGGGGCTGGTGTCCGGCCCGGCACCGGACACCAACGAGTCCGTCCGTGACCGGGTCCGGGTGCTGATCGACCTCGTCGACGCGCTGCTGTCGGCGGGCGGACCACTGGACGAGGCCCAGGCCAGGACCGACGAGGCCCTCGGCCGGGTCCGCGAGCAGGGGCAGCGCGCGGCGCTGCTGGTCCGCGCCGGGCGGGTGGCCGTCGCACGCTACGCCGAGTCGGGGGAGCCGCCCGAACTGCACCGGGCCGCCGACCGGTTCGCACAGGCGGCGCACTGGATGTCCCGGGACGCGCCCGCGCACGCGGACGTGCTCGCCGAGTGGGGCGGCGTACTGCTCCGGCTGGCCACGCTGGAGCCCGCCGACCGGCGCCAGGACCAGCTGTCCCGCGCCATACGGGTGCTGCGGGACTGCCGGATGGAGACCCCGGCGGGCAGCCGGCGCGTCGCCCACCGGCTGCTGCTCCTCGGACAGGCGCTCATGGTCCGGTACCAGGCGCGCGGCGACCGGGTCGACCTCCGGGAGGCGGAGCATCTCTTCGGGCTCGCCGCGGCCGACGCGGATGACCCGTTGCTGGCGGCACGCTGCCGACTGGAGCTCGGGCAGGCCCAGTTCGAGGCGTTCCAGAGCCTGGGCCGCGCGGCGCGGCTGGACGTGGCGGTCGAGGCCTTCCGGGCGGCCGCCGAGTCGGCCCGCCGAGCCGAGGAGGAGGCCGAAACCGAGCGTCGGCGCCAAGAAGCCGTGGAGCTCGCCGCGCAGGCGCACCACTGGCGGGGTATGTCCTTCGAGGCGGCCGTGCGGCCCCGCGCGGCCCGGGAGGCCTACGCGGCGGCGCGGGCGCAGTGGGACCGGTTGCCGGACGACCGGCTGGCCACGGGGGAACCGACCGCACGGCAGACGGCACAGCGGCTCGCCGACCTGGAGTGA
- a CDS encoding AAA family ATPase has translation MSESSEWLIYRGAGEPHDGIDRLPDPPPWRDFTSRDAAGSGDGSEDRRLGAHRHLAELHRPGAEELEMINAALYLRRPLLVTGSPGAGKSTLAHSVAYELGLGNVLRWSIVSRSELQDGLYHYDAIARLQDVQIAAQADNGPGSGTPGAVDGIGGYIRLGPLGTALLPSDKPRVLLIDELDKSDIDLPNDLLNVLEEGEFAIPELERVADRLPDRTAEVLTADGVKVPVRDGRVRCRAFPFVVLTSNGERDFPAPLMRRCIHLELGRPDHQRLATFVRAHLGDEAARAGDDLVTRFLERSRSELLATDQLLNAIYLTDAAATPSRDRLADLLIQRLDRPR, from the coding sequence ATGAGCGAATCCAGCGAGTGGCTCATCTACCGGGGCGCGGGCGAACCCCACGACGGCATCGACCGCCTTCCCGACCCGCCCCCGTGGCGGGACTTCACGAGCCGGGACGCGGCGGGTTCCGGCGACGGGTCCGAGGACCGCAGGCTCGGCGCCCACCGGCACCTGGCCGAGCTGCACCGGCCGGGCGCCGAGGAACTCGAGATGATCAACGCCGCGCTGTACCTGCGCCGGCCGCTCCTCGTCACCGGCAGCCCCGGCGCGGGCAAGAGCACCCTGGCCCACTCGGTGGCCTACGAACTGGGCCTGGGCAACGTGCTGCGCTGGTCCATCGTCAGCCGCTCCGAACTCCAGGACGGCCTCTACCACTACGACGCCATCGCCCGGCTGCAGGACGTGCAGATCGCCGCGCAGGCGGACAACGGCCCGGGGTCCGGGACGCCGGGCGCGGTCGACGGCATCGGCGGGTACATCCGGCTCGGTCCCCTCGGCACCGCGCTGCTGCCCTCCGACAAGCCGCGCGTCCTGCTCATCGACGAGCTGGACAAGAGCGACATCGACCTGCCCAACGACCTCCTGAACGTACTGGAGGAGGGCGAGTTCGCCATCCCCGAGCTGGAACGCGTCGCGGACCGGCTGCCGGACCGCACGGCCGAGGTGCTCACCGCGGACGGCGTGAAGGTGCCGGTGCGCGACGGCCGCGTGCGCTGCCGCGCCTTCCCGTTCGTGGTGCTCACCAGCAACGGCGAACGCGACTTCCCGGCCCCGCTGATGCGGCGCTGCATCCACCTGGAGCTGGGCCGCCCCGACCACCAGCGGCTCGCCACCTTCGTACGGGCCCACCTGGGCGACGAGGCGGCACGCGCGGGCGACGACCTCGTCACGCGGTTCCTGGAGCGGTCCCGCAGCGAGCTGCTGGCCACGGACCAGTTGCTCAACGCGATATACCTCACCGACGCCGCCGCCACGCCCAGCCGCGACCGCTTGGCCGACCTGCTCATCCAGCGGCTCGATCGCCCGAGGTGA
- a CDS encoding VMAP-C domain-containing protein yields MTQGRAPGAPGARDAARRALRGLVMAATVRIHRPDAGYALDEPGTFLGSGYFVAPSWVLTCAHVACGGEGGEVVVVYEPAPGRGMSAVSGHVAAALPEGAGSLPGNWPAPDLALVRLSEPVDHECVYLSERPAAYFGEGQVLYAGWTVVDGRLRMLDGTLTVQGTIGGWNADVQMRLGDNDLPYGVSGGPVIDPERGEVIGVLKSRSDHARGGTSTGLEQLRTLPVPAGELKSEPDDLYQAVVHAHDRYHRDRQRHPDARRHTWADVQGQLGARPGQTLSPDERVQLLGRLADLPPPASTRSLLDLLESLQDFEAPAPLPAPRGWRDGLGALYEYARDDGALYLVLDYAVHAMTADRPFLAPSTPAAEEALWAGVWQAAQRLGPGRRSALVERRMARMTARRLAPGPAAGPRGAPAGGPQGPAAGQSSVLVEIVRRGWEPDRCDWSVFVVRSDGEANRLKEVQRVPLADLPTHLSAPLKEAFRQCDTPGRPAVLQVATEHSLLALDVDEWRLGPEDERLGTQRPVVLRCSDRDQLTENGENPEYGGNPEHGGNPEYGENSGYGAYSGHGASPGPGHGAYGEHGEGGGIGRSRGNDGGGVRPAAAPGGDHRLDIDEERRARWRWLHAHPVTAAVLDCDDGLRKPVPPVEELRGLSHGTVPVLCRFDAHGAEGDAEGLARLVRGGFGVALWRRGYGLPETVCGEFHRGTLDQIAGPAGAHRLPEAVRDLRHRLRSGRPETFWAHGIALLYDDPHQPLPGAGDLLEAP; encoded by the coding sequence ATGACGCAGGGACGCGCCCCCGGCGCACCGGGGGCCCGGGACGCGGCCCGCCGTGCGCTGCGTGGCCTCGTCATGGCGGCGACCGTTCGCATTCATCGGCCGGACGCCGGGTATGCCCTCGACGAACCCGGGACGTTCCTCGGCAGTGGCTACTTCGTCGCCCCGAGCTGGGTTCTGACCTGCGCACACGTGGCATGCGGCGGTGAGGGGGGCGAGGTCGTGGTGGTGTACGAGCCCGCACCGGGCCGCGGCATGTCCGCGGTCTCGGGCCACGTGGCGGCGGCCCTTCCCGAGGGCGCCGGATCCCTGCCCGGGAACTGGCCCGCCCCCGACCTCGCGCTCGTGCGGCTGAGCGAGCCCGTCGACCACGAGTGCGTGTACCTCTCCGAGCGCCCGGCGGCCTACTTCGGCGAGGGCCAGGTCCTGTACGCGGGCTGGACGGTGGTCGACGGACGGCTGAGGATGCTCGACGGCACCCTCACCGTGCAGGGCACGATCGGCGGCTGGAACGCGGACGTCCAGATGCGGCTGGGGGACAACGACCTCCCGTACGGCGTCTCCGGCGGCCCCGTGATCGATCCGGAGCGCGGCGAGGTCATCGGCGTACTGAAGTCGCGCTCCGACCACGCGCGCGGGGGCACCTCCACCGGGCTCGAACAACTGCGGACGCTGCCCGTGCCCGCCGGAGAGCTGAAGAGCGAACCCGACGACCTGTACCAGGCGGTGGTGCACGCCCACGACCGCTACCACCGCGACCGGCAGCGCCATCCGGACGCGCGCCGTCACACCTGGGCCGACGTGCAGGGCCAGCTCGGGGCCCGGCCCGGTCAGACGCTGAGCCCCGACGAGCGCGTCCAGTTGCTCGGACGGCTGGCGGACCTGCCGCCGCCGGCCAGCACCCGTTCCCTGCTGGACCTCCTCGAATCCCTTCAGGACTTCGAGGCACCGGCTCCGCTGCCCGCCCCGCGCGGCTGGCGCGACGGACTCGGTGCCCTGTACGAGTACGCGCGCGACGACGGCGCCCTCTACCTGGTGCTCGACTACGCGGTGCACGCCATGACCGCGGACCGCCCGTTCCTCGCGCCCAGTACGCCGGCCGCCGAGGAGGCCCTGTGGGCCGGCGTCTGGCAGGCCGCCCAGCGGCTCGGCCCCGGCCGCCGGAGCGCCCTCGTCGAACGGCGGATGGCCAGGATGACGGCGCGCCGGCTCGCCCCGGGCCCGGCCGCCGGGCCGCGTGGGGCGCCCGCCGGAGGTCCGCAAGGGCCTGCGGCCGGGCAGTCGTCCGTGCTGGTGGAGATCGTGCGGCGGGGCTGGGAGCCGGACCGCTGCGACTGGTCGGTCTTCGTCGTGCGCTCCGACGGGGAGGCGAACCGGCTCAAGGAGGTCCAGCGCGTCCCGCTGGCCGACCTCCCCACCCATCTGTCGGCACCCCTGAAGGAGGCGTTCCGGCAGTGCGACACGCCGGGCCGGCCGGCGGTGCTGCAGGTGGCGACGGAGCACTCGCTGCTGGCACTCGACGTGGACGAATGGCGGCTCGGCCCCGAGGACGAGCGACTCGGCACACAGCGCCCGGTCGTCCTGCGCTGCTCCGACCGCGACCAGCTGACCGAGAACGGCGAGAACCCGGAGTACGGCGGGAACCCGGAGCACGGCGGGAATCCCGAGTACGGCGAGAACTCCGGATACGGGGCGTACTCCGGACACGGCGCATCCCCCGGACCCGGACACGGCGCGTACGGCGAGCACGGTGAAGGCGGCGGAATCGGCCGGAGCCGTGGGAACGACGGAGGCGGCGTGCGGCCGGCGGCCGCTCCGGGCGGTGACCACCGCCTGGACATCGACGAGGAACGCAGAGCCCGCTGGCGCTGGCTGCACGCCCACCCGGTGACGGCCGCGGTCCTGGACTGCGACGACGGGCTGCGCAAACCGGTGCCGCCCGTCGAGGAGTTGCGGGGCCTGTCGCACGGCACGGTTCCGGTGCTGTGCCGCTTCGACGCGCACGGCGCCGAGGGCGACGCGGAGGGGCTCGCCCGGCTCGTGCGCGGCGGCTTCGGCGTGGCGCTGTGGCGCCGTGGGTACGGGCTGCCGGAGACGGTCTGCGGCGAGTTCCACCGCGGCACCCTGGACCAGATCGCGGGCCCGGCCGGAGCCCACCGACTGCCCGAGGCGGTGCGCGACCTGCGCCACAGACTGCGATCGGGCCGGCCGGAGACCTTCTGGGCGCACGGCATAGCGCTGCTGTACGACGACCCGCACCAGCCCCTGCCCGGAGCGGGCGATCTGCTGGAGGCACCTTGA
- a CDS encoding CU044_2847 family protein: MGQEATRVTRIVLPDGTPVWARISGAAELPAPAGQLSYSDTGFTERIEASVESLNALVTGVARSLAEPLRSVRPDEVSVQFGIELTAKAGKVVGLLADGEAKAGISVTLTWNGGPPDPSAPDTRAPGGEPPDATADASARAPEHGGSGAAASGSGA, translated from the coding sequence ATGGGACAGGAAGCGACGCGCGTCACGCGCATCGTGCTGCCGGACGGGACACCGGTCTGGGCCCGGATCTCGGGCGCGGCCGAGCTGCCGGCACCGGCCGGACAGCTGTCGTACAGCGACACCGGCTTCACCGAGCGGATCGAAGCGAGCGTGGAGAGCCTGAACGCGCTCGTGACCGGTGTCGCCCGCTCGCTGGCGGAACCGCTGCGCTCGGTGCGGCCGGACGAGGTGAGCGTCCAGTTCGGCATCGAGTTGACGGCCAAGGCAGGCAAGGTCGTGGGCCTCCTCGCCGACGGCGAGGCCAAGGCGGGCATCTCGGTCACCCTCACCTGGAACGGCGGCCCGCCGGATCCGTCCGCGCCCGACACGCGCGCCCCGGGTGGTGAGCCCCCCGACGCCACCGCGGACGCGTCCGCCCGCGCCCCGGAGCACGGCGGGAGCGGTGCCGCCGCTTCCGGGAGCGGGGCATGA
- a CDS encoding DUF6104 family protein — protein MYFTDRGIEELEKRRGEEEITFEWLAEQLRTFVDLNPDFEVPVERLATWLARLDDEDEDE, from the coding sequence ATGTACTTCACCGACCGCGGCATCGAGGAGCTGGAGAAGCGGCGCGGCGAGGAGGAGATCACCTTCGAGTGGCTCGCCGAGCAGCTGCGCACGTTCGTCGACCTGAACCCGGACTTCGAAGTCCCGGTGGAGCGCCTGGCCACCTGGCTGGCACGGCTGGACGACGAGGACGAGGACGAGTAG